One window of the Tissierella sp. genome contains the following:
- the nagB gene encoding glucosamine-6-phosphate deaminase has protein sequence MKVLVKRNYEEVSKVAGEIFIEAIKNKPNIVLGLATGSTPMGLYKEIIRAHQEGLDFSKVKTFNLDEYVGLSQDHPSSYGYFMNDELFKYINIVKSNTHVPDGKAENLEDYCRKYDEMIIDAGGIDIQVLGIGENGHIAFNEPAEALSPGTNIARLTENTIEVNSRFFDSMDEVPKTAITMGMGSILKAKKIVLLASGKRKAPVIKRLLNENKVTTQLPVSFLHLHPDVTIIVDEEAYNG, from the coding sequence ATGAAGGTATTAGTAAAGAGAAATTATGAAGAAGTAAGTAAAGTTGCAGGAGAAATATTTATTGAAGCTATAAAAAACAAGCCTAATATAGTGCTAGGATTAGCCACAGGAAGTACACCTATGGGATTGTATAAGGAAATAATTAGGGCTCACCAGGAAGGACTTGATTTTTCTAAAGTTAAGACCTTTAATTTAGATGAATATGTGGGATTATCTCAAGATCACCCTAGTAGCTATGGATATTTCATGAATGATGAACTTTTTAAATATATTAATATAGTTAAAAGTAACACTCATGTACCAGATGGGAAGGCTGAAAACCTAGAGGATTATTGTAGAAAATATGATGAAATGATAATAGATGCTGGTGGAATAGATATTCAAGTATTGGGAATAGGCGAGAATGGTCATATTGCTTTTAATGAGCCAGCAGAGGCTTTGTCCCCAGGTACTAATATTGCAAGATTAACGGAAAATACCATAGAAGTAAACTCTAGGTTTTTTGATTCCATGGATGAAGTGCCTAAGACTGCCATTACAATGGGCATGGGCAGTATATTAAAAGCAAAGAAGATTGTGCTTTTAGCAAGTGGAAAGAGAAAGGCTCCAGTAATAAAAAGATTACTTAATGAAAATAAGGTAACTACTCAGCTGCCAGTATCATTTTTACACCTTCATCCAGATGTGACTATTATAGTTGATGAAGAAGCTTATAATGGTTAG
- a CDS encoding DUF378 domain-containing protein — MDKLALILVIVGAVNWGLIALFQLDLVATLFGGSASALSRIVYGLVGLAGIYSIKFLVNDRTRERID; from the coding sequence ATGGATAAACTAGCTTTAATACTTGTAATTGTTGGTGCTGTAAACTGGGGACTAATTGCATTATTTCAACTTGATTTAGTAGCAACCTTATTCGGAGGATCTGCTTCTGCACTAAGTAGAATAGTATATGGATTAGTTGGCCTTGCAGGAATTTATTCAATTAAATTCTTAGTTAATGATAGAACTAGAGAAAGGATAGATTAA
- a CDS encoding aminopeptidase P family protein — protein sequence MINERVKSLRNLMKDRGIDAYIVNTSDPHQSEYVADHYKGRVWISGFTGSAGTVVITQDEAILWTDGRYFIQAEKELKDSEYKLFKIAIPGFPTYTEWLKSKLSDGDNIGFDGKVFAQSSVENLEKELKGKKIGFIDEFDLVGEIWKERPSLSTEEAFSHDLKYTGKSTREKLDEVREEMKKYDANYFILGSLDDIAWLYNIRGYDVANNPVVISYALISMDKAYLFTEKIKINKEVEVFLKENGVEVAEYEAIVNHIKAIDKNSTIYVDKERTNRWIYKAIPVECKIISGINITTKLKAIKNPVEIKNQRNAYIKDGVALVKFLHWLDKSVGSTNLTEMSAQERLLEFRKEQDGFIEPSFGTISAYKGNAAMMHYSASESSNAEIKKEGLYLVDSGGQYFDGTTDITRTVAMGPITDEEKKDFTLTLKGHINLGNARFLYGATGHSLDVLARYPLWQEGIDYKCGTGHGIGFLLNVHEGPHRIATVVNSVVLEKGMVVSIEPGVYKAGSHGIRIENIVVVEEDIETDSGQFMKFETLSFVPIDLEAIDVALLSEKERQWLNDYHEEVYTKLSPYLNEEEKSWLKEETRKI from the coding sequence ATGATAAATGAAAGAGTAAAGAGCTTAAGAAATTTGATGAAGGATAGAGGTATAGATGCATATATAGTGAATACTTCAGATCCTCACCAGTCTGAATATGTGGCAGATCATTACAAAGGAAGAGTATGGATATCAGGATTTACAGGTTCAGCTGGTACTGTTGTAATTACTCAAGATGAAGCAATTCTATGGACAGATGGTAGATATTTTATCCAAGCAGAAAAGGAATTAAAAGATAGTGAATACAAATTATTTAAAATTGCAATTCCAGGATTTCCAACCTATACTGAATGGTTGAAGTCTAAGTTAAGTGATGGAGATAATATCGGATTTGATGGTAAGGTATTTGCTCAATCCTCAGTAGAAAATCTAGAAAAAGAATTAAAGGGAAAAAAAATTGGCTTTATAGATGAGTTTGATTTAGTTGGAGAGATATGGAAGGAAAGACCAAGCTTATCCACAGAAGAAGCTTTTTCCCATGATTTAAAATATACTGGCAAGTCTACTAGAGAGAAGTTAGATGAAGTAAGAGAAGAAATGAAGAAGTATGATGCAAATTACTTTATCCTCGGTAGCTTAGACGATATTGCTTGGCTATACAATATAAGGGGCTATGATGTAGCAAACAATCCTGTTGTCATATCCTATGCTTTAATTTCAATGGATAAGGCATATTTGTTTACAGAGAAAATAAAGATAAATAAAGAAGTAGAAGTTTTCCTAAAGGAAAATGGAGTAGAAGTAGCAGAGTATGAAGCAATAGTAAATCATATAAAAGCTATAGATAAGAATTCCACAATATATGTAGATAAAGAAAGAACCAATAGATGGATATATAAAGCAATTCCAGTAGAATGTAAAATAATTAGTGGCATAAATATAACTACAAAACTAAAAGCTATAAAAAATCCAGTTGAAATTAAAAATCAAAGAAACGCATACATCAAAGATGGAGTTGCATTAGTGAAATTCCTTCATTGGTTAGATAAATCTGTTGGGAGTACTAATTTGACAGAAATGTCAGCACAAGAAAGACTTTTAGAGTTTAGAAAAGAACAAGATGGATTTATTGAGCCAAGCTTTGGAACTATTTCTGCATATAAGGGAAATGCAGCTATGATGCATTATTCAGCTAGTGAATCTTCTAATGCTGAAATTAAGAAAGAGGGTCTATATTTAGTGGACTCAGGTGGACAATATTTTGATGGTACTACTGATATTACTAGAACAGTAGCTATGGGTCCTATAACTGACGAAGAAAAGAAAGACTTTACTCTAACTTTGAAGGGGCATATTAATTTAGGTAATGCAAGATTCCTTTATGGTGCTACAGGTCACAGTCTTGATGTATTAGCCAGATATCCATTATGGCAAGAAGGAATTGACTATAAATGTGGTACTGGACACGGTATAGGATTTTTATTGAATGTACACGAAGGACCACATAGGATTGCTACTGTAGTAAATTCTGTAGTATTGGAAAAAGGTATGGTAGTAAGTATAGAACCAGGGGTATATAAAGCAGGTAGCCATGGAATTAGAATTGAAAATATAGTGGTAGTAGAAGAAGATATAGAAACTGACTCTGGTCAATTTATGAAATTTGAGACCTTGTCCTTTGTGCCAATAGACTTAGAGGCTATTGATGTGGCTTTATTATCAGAGAAAGAAAGACAATGGTTGAATGATTATCATGAAGAAGTATACACTAAACTTTCACCATATTTGAATGAAGAAGAAAAATCATGGTTAAAAGAAGAGACAAGAAAGATTTAG
- a CDS encoding TldD/PmbA family protein, which produces MNNLDYKLLANKIFEKGKEKLEELEVYIQSSKDIEIGIFGGEIDNYAISESGGLSLRGIVNDKMGYSYTEKIDESSIDMLVDEALENGKYIDSADKESIFSGSDKYEKTNTYSDSLEKTPMEDKINFLKNLEKEALSLDSRVSNVQMCIYQEMSAEKYLINTKGLDLADKMSGAFAFVYVIVKDGEEVKNGTSFRGFNDFSKFDYKEMAKEAVDEAISMLGASSIKSSDYPVIIRNTTFADIISAFSPVFSADNVQKGLSLLKDKIGSQVANELLTMVDNPFLEGGFGTRSFDDEGTATRVNKIIDKGVLKTHLHNWKTAEKDKIESTGNGTRSSYKGSLSISPSNLYIEKGNNTYDELVGSIDKGLIIIDVAGLHSGLNTVSGDFSLSAYGYEIENGKIKRPVDLITIAGNLYEVLNNIEAIGDDLKFGWPGAGYIGSPSIKIKSLSVAGE; this is translated from the coding sequence ATGAATAATTTGGATTACAAATTGCTAGCTAACAAGATATTTGAAAAAGGCAAGGAAAAACTAGAAGAACTTGAAGTATATATACAAAGCTCTAAGGATATTGAAATTGGAATCTTTGGTGGAGAAATAGATAATTATGCCATTTCTGAATCAGGAGGTCTATCTCTAAGGGGTATAGTTAATGATAAAATGGGATACTCCTATACAGAAAAAATAGATGAATCTTCTATAGATATGCTAGTAGATGAGGCTTTGGAAAATGGTAAATATATAGATTCTGCTGATAAGGAATCTATATTCTCAGGCTCAGATAAATACGAAAAAACCAACACTTATTCTGATTCCTTGGAGAAAACACCTATGGAAGATAAAATCAATTTCTTGAAAAATCTAGAAAAAGAAGCATTAAGCTTAGATAGCAGAGTATCAAATGTACAAATGTGTATTTATCAAGAAATGTCTGCTGAAAAGTATTTGATAAATACTAAAGGCTTAGATTTAGCTGATAAGATGAGTGGAGCTTTTGCTTTTGTTTATGTCATAGTAAAGGATGGAGAAGAAGTAAAAAATGGAACTAGTTTTAGAGGATTCAATGATTTCTCCAAATTTGATTATAAGGAAATGGCCAAGGAAGCTGTAGATGAAGCTATTTCAATGCTTGGTGCTTCATCCATAAAATCCAGTGATTATCCTGTGATTATTAGAAATACTACATTTGCAGATATTATATCTGCCTTTTCACCAGTATTTTCAGCAGATAATGTACAAAAAGGCTTGTCATTATTAAAAGATAAAATTGGCAGCCAGGTGGCAAATGAATTGTTGACTATGGTAGATAATCCTTTCTTAGAAGGGGGATTTGGAACTAGATCCTTTGATGATGAAGGTACAGCTACTAGAGTAAATAAAATCATAGATAAAGGGGTTCTAAAGACTCATTTACACAATTGGAAAACAGCTGAAAAGGATAAAATTGAATCCACAGGAAATGGAACAAGATCCTCATATAAAGGCTCATTATCTATTTCACCTTCTAATCTTTATATTGAAAAAGGAAATAATACTTATGATGAGTTAGTAGGGAGTATAGATAAAGGCCTGATAATAATAGATGTAGCAGGATTACATTCAGGTCTAAATACAGTATCAGGTGATTTTTCATTGTCTGCCTATGGATATGAAATAGAAAATGGTAAAATAAAGAGACCGGTAGATTTAATAACAATAGCTGGTAATCTATATGAAGTACTCAATAATATAGAAGCTATAGGAGATGATTTAAAATTTGGTTGGCCAGGTGCTGGATATATAGGCTCACCATCAATAAAGATAAAGTCACTTTCAGTGGCAGGAGAATAG
- a CDS encoding AAA family ATPase: MILKELNLIGFGKFKNKDIQFKDGINLIYGENESGKSTLHSFIDGMFYGFLKPNAKSTIYSEEHDKYNPWDKSKYAGIIRFEYNGKTYRIERTFSKGSESTIVLDENTGSDITKNIDVGTGKILQPGIHFFGFNSRIFSNTISIKQLATKTEDKLANEVTEKLVNVATTLDDSISVDNAISHLKVKMGEIGTDKAPTKPYARNLKDIEVLQEEKRKILEEKNGYEDYLEKESILKDNLLLEEENLLRLREELAKAETLERAKKLEEAKILTDEIGNLETKVEKLSIYSNISMEQYKESIKLSNSIDFIEKDIAELKSELYNIEEDLKSRDLAFGENRQDNEIEEISNDYSKYEELEEEKNSISYNKEDHKLEFLKRDYKDYKSKVSKHKLFQFALIILSIIVAAIGIVSNYYIIFAIIVGFMPMFGYSAYRANAIKSSIEDINTQINNIQTKETERLNKINSIEKLQDSLLNKNKVQSKMEFKRLLESIKFDAIRRKNNKELYNSLILKKNSLSEKITSDEFNKEENLKLLDHIFEENKVQDINEFSYALDKRALREKYIGELESKEEILRSVLGGVSIKGLMAEIGEFNFDRINISEIMDKNQAKYKIERANENITDLKISLKGVEENLNILSKNIERLAAIEEELDRKAAYKEELENKYNALDIAAQTIEELSKDIHSQFAPDINRKVSNIIHQITNGKYTNVKISESLGISVENPITKEIIPLNSLSGGTIDQLYFSLRFGIINSMVENNFPLILDDCFIQYDDIRLRNIMKFLDTIGNERQVILFSCHNRERKLLDDLAMDFNYIDLT, encoded by the coding sequence ATGATTCTTAAGGAACTAAATTTAATAGGCTTTGGAAAATTTAAGAATAAAGATATTCAATTCAAAGATGGCATAAACCTTATCTATGGAGAGAATGAATCAGGGAAATCAACCTTACATAGCTTTATTGATGGTATGTTCTATGGTTTTCTAAAGCCAAATGCTAAATCCACTATTTATTCTGAGGAACATGATAAGTATAATCCTTGGGATAAAAGCAAGTATGCAGGTATTATTAGATTTGAATACAATGGAAAGACTTATAGAATTGAAAGGACCTTTTCCAAAGGATCGGAAAGTACCATAGTGTTAGATGAAAATACTGGGTCAGATATTACTAAAAATATAGATGTAGGCACTGGAAAGATATTACAACCAGGAATTCACTTTTTTGGCTTTAATTCTAGAATATTTTCTAATACCATTTCTATTAAACAGCTAGCTACTAAGACAGAGGATAAGCTAGCCAATGAAGTCACAGAAAAGCTAGTCAATGTAGCTACTACACTAGATGATAGTATTTCTGTAGATAATGCCATATCTCACTTAAAAGTAAAAATGGGAGAAATAGGTACAGATAAAGCTCCGACAAAGCCTTATGCAAGAAATTTAAAGGATATAGAAGTTTTACAGGAAGAGAAAAGGAAGATACTAGAAGAAAAAAACGGCTATGAAGATTATTTAGAAAAAGAGAGTATATTAAAGGATAATCTTTTATTAGAAGAGGAAAATTTACTTAGATTAAGAGAAGAACTTGCTAAAGCTGAAACCCTAGAAAGGGCAAAAAAGCTTGAAGAAGCAAAAATATTAACAGATGAGATAGGTAATTTAGAGACTAAAGTAGAAAAACTATCTATATATTCAAATATATCTATGGAGCAATATAAAGAATCCATCAAATTAAGTAATTCTATTGATTTTATAGAGAAAGATATAGCTGAACTTAAATCTGAATTATATAATATAGAAGAAGACTTAAAATCTAGAGATCTAGCATTTGGAGAGAATAGGCAAGATAATGAGATAGAAGAAATCAGCAATGATTATAGCAAATATGAGGAACTAGAAGAGGAAAAAAATTCAATATCATATAATAAAGAAGATCACAAACTAGAGTTTTTAAAAAGGGATTACAAGGATTATAAAAGTAAAGTATCAAAGCATAAACTTTTTCAGTTTGCTTTAATCATATTGTCAATTATAGTAGCAGCTATAGGAATAGTATCAAATTACTATATTATATTTGCTATAATTGTTGGATTTATGCCTATGTTTGGATATTCTGCTTATAGGGCAAATGCAATTAAATCCAGTATTGAGGATATAAATACACAAATAAATAATATCCAGACTAAAGAAACAGAAAGGTTAAACAAGATTAATAGTATTGAAAAACTTCAAGATTCTCTATTGAATAAAAACAAGGTTCAAAGCAAAATGGAGTTTAAAAGATTATTAGAGAGTATTAAATTCGATGCTATTAGAAGAAAAAATAATAAGGAGTTATATAATTCATTAATCCTTAAGAAAAATTCTTTAAGTGAAAAGATTACTAGTGACGAATTTAATAAAGAAGAGAATTTAAAATTGTTAGACCACATATTTGAAGAAAATAAAGTACAGGATATAAATGAATTTAGCTATGCTTTAGATAAAAGAGCTTTAAGAGAAAAATATATTGGAGAATTAGAAAGTAAAGAAGAAATTCTTAGATCTGTCTTGGGAGGAGTCTCAATAAAAGGACTAATGGCTGAAATAGGTGAATTTAATTTTGATAGAATAAATATATCTGAAATTATGGACAAAAACCAAGCAAAGTATAAAATTGAGAGAGCAAATGAAAATATTACAGATTTGAAAATTTCACTAAAGGGAGTAGAAGAGAACCTTAATATCCTAAGTAAAAACATAGAGAGATTAGCAGCAATTGAGGAAGAGCTAGATAGAAAAGCTGCTTATAAAGAAGAGTTAGAGAATAAATATAATGCTCTTGATATTGCTGCCCAGACTATAGAAGAATTATCTAAGGATATCCATAGTCAGTTTGCTCCAGATATAAATAGAAAGGTTAGCAATATTATTCACCAGATTACTAATGGGAAATATACAAATGTTAAGATTAGTGAGTCATTAGGTATTAGTGTGGAAAATCCTATTACAAAAGAAATAATCCCACTAAATTCTTTAAGTGGTGGGACCATAGACCAACTATACTTTTCCCTAAGATTTGGTATAATAAATTCAATGGTGGAAAATAATTTTCCCTTGATTTTGGACGATTGTTTTATTCAATATGATGATATAAGGCTAAGAAATATAATGAAATTTTTAGATACCATTGGAAATGAAAGGCAGGTTATTTTATTTTCCTGCCATAATCGTGAGAGAAAACTATTAGATGATTTAGCTATGGATTTCAATTATATAGACTTAACTTAA
- a CDS encoding metallophosphoesterase yields MIFAIGDLHFDNTGEKPMDIFGDKWLAHEDNIINNWKSIVGHDDLVLIAGDISWALKLEDAYEDLLKIEKLPGKKIMIKGNHDYWWNSLKKINDLGFKTIDFIQNNCFIYDDIAIVGTRGWSSIDFDDSNAQDHKIFIREINRLKLSLECIKDKVNKKIVMLHYPPFNIDFTPNEFVNIMKEYNVDICLYGHLHSEGHKYAVEGLIEGIEFHCISSDFIDFIPKKIL; encoded by the coding sequence TTGATATTCGCTATTGGAGATTTGCATTTTGATAATACTGGAGAAAAACCAATGGATATCTTTGGTGATAAATGGTTAGCTCATGAGGATAATATAATTAATAACTGGAAGTCTATTGTAGGCCATGATGATTTAGTCCTAATAGCAGGAGATATTTCTTGGGCATTGAAGCTAGAAGATGCCTATGAGGATTTACTAAAAATAGAAAAGTTACCAGGAAAAAAGATAATGATTAAGGGAAATCATGATTATTGGTGGAATAGCTTAAAAAAAATAAATGATCTTGGATTTAAAACTATAGATTTTATTCAAAATAATTGTTTTATATATGATGATATAGCAATAGTAGGCACTAGAGGATGGTCGTCAATTGATTTTGATGACTCAAATGCTCAGGATCATAAGATATTTATCAGAGAAATCAATAGGCTAAAACTATCTTTAGAATGTATCAAGGATAAAGTCAACAAAAAAATAGTAATGTTACATTACCCACCATTTAATATTGATTTTACTCCAAATGAATTTGTAAATATAATGAAAGAATATAATGTTGATATTTGCTTATATGGACATTTACACTCTGAAGGACATAAATACGCAGTTGAAGGATTGATTGAAGGAATTGAATTCCACTGTATATCAAGTGATTTTATTGATTTTATTCCAAAAAAAATATTATAG
- a CDS encoding class IV adenylate cyclase → MRELEVKILNVDLEEMESKLIALDATLISRERQVNTLIDSEDGFIENNLDSYLRIRETKSYLNNDIKYTLTMKKNINREGLRENIESNVDISDKDTMLSILEDLGYVVVQEGFKERTSYTLGNVRFDLDRWDENTYPYPYMEIEVNDEDELKEMIKLLDIPKENISTKSIVELRREAKLM, encoded by the coding sequence ATGAGAGAGCTTGAAGTAAAGATTTTGAATGTAGATTTAGAGGAGATGGAATCAAAATTAATAGCTTTAGATGCTACATTAATTAGCAGAGAAAGGCAAGTAAATACATTAATTGATTCTGAAGATGGTTTTATAGAGAATAATTTAGATAGTTATTTGAGAATCAGAGAGACTAAATCCTACTTAAACAATGACATTAAGTATACATTAACTATGAAGAAGAATATCAATAGAGAAGGTTTAAGAGAAAATATTGAAAGCAATGTAGATATCTCAGATAAGGATACTATGTTATCTATTCTAGAAGATTTAGGATATGTTGTAGTACAAGAAGGATTTAAAGAAAGAACTTCTTACACTTTAGGAAATGTAAGATTTGATTTAGATAGATGGGATGAAAACACATATCCTTACCCTTATATGGAGATTGAGGTTAATGATGAAGATGAACTTAAAGAAATGATTAAGCTACTAGATATTCCTAAAGAAAATATTTCTACTAAATCCATTGTAGAACTTAGAAGAGAAGCAAAGCTTATGTAA
- the eutH gene encoding ethanolamine utilization protein EutH has protein sequence MLYIMVVFSVLAAIDKILNNRFGYGEKFDEGFKGLGGLALTIIGIYSISPIIAKGLTPILYPLANLVGTDPSVFIGSILAPDLGGYPTSVGIASTRAIGNFNGVILSSMLGTTISFTIPVAVGLISKDDFNYFAKGVLAGIMTIPIGMAVGGIMMGINFIGIITSLVPVVVFSILVIFGLLKAPDSMIKVFNVLGKIVITVSTLGLIMSIINFMSGVEVFKDMIPLEEGAILIVKIGIILSGAYPMFYFLSRKLHRFLSKIGNKFELDQYSILGIFSSLANCIPMLGIYDKMNEKGKVLNAAFSVSGAFVFGGQLGYISSVSPNAVNPFIVSKLVAGISAIIVAILLVKFEKPKEV, from the coding sequence ATGCTTTATATAATGGTTGTTTTTTCAGTTTTAGCTGCTATTGACAAAATACTAAATAATAGATTTGGTTATGGTGAAAAATTTGATGAGGGATTTAAAGGCTTGGGGGGACTCGCTTTAACTATTATAGGAATATACAGTATATCTCCTATTATTGCAAAGGGTTTGACACCTATACTGTATCCTCTTGCAAATCTAGTGGGCACTGACCCATCTGTATTTATAGGCAGTATATTAGCTCCAGATTTAGGTGGCTATCCGACAAGTGTTGGAATAGCTAGCACAAGGGCTATTGGGAATTTTAATGGCGTCATATTGTCATCTATGCTCGGAACTACAATATCATTTACTATACCAGTTGCAGTTGGCTTAATATCCAAGGATGATTTTAATTATTTTGCAAAGGGTGTTTTAGCAGGTATAATGACAATACCTATAGGAATGGCTGTGGGTGGAATTATGATGGGTATAAATTTCATAGGGATAATTACTAGCTTAGTGCCAGTGGTAGTATTTTCCATATTAGTAATTTTTGGTTTGCTTAAGGCACCAGATAGTATGATTAAAGTATTTAATGTATTAGGTAAGATTGTTATTACTGTTAGTACTTTAGGATTAATCATGAGTATTATTAATTTTATGTCAGGAGTAGAAGTATTTAAGGATATGATTCCCTTAGAAGAAGGAGCTATACTAATAGTTAAGATAGGTATTATATTATCAGGAGCTTATCCAATGTTCTATTTTTTATCAAGAAAGTTACACAGGTTTTTATCTAAAATAGGTAATAAATTTGAATTAGATCAATATTCTATACTTGGGATATTTTCTTCTTTAGCAAATTGTATACCTATGTTAGGAATTTATGATAAGATGAATGAAAAAGGGAAGGTACTAAATGCTGCTTTTTCAGTATCTGGTGCATTTGTTTTTGGTGGACAGCTAGGATATATATCTTCAGTATCACCAAATGCAGTTAATCCATTTATAGTTAGTAAACTTGTTGCAGGAATTTCTGCTATTATTGTAGCAATATTATTAGTTAAATTTGAAAAACCTAAGGAGGTATAG
- a CDS encoding TldD/PmbA family protein — protein sequence MLDKKVIENVLCAALSKGGDFAEVFVEDKYNSNIKLVGGQIENIVSGRDYGVGIRIFDKYNCIYAFTNDSTEDNLVKVAKEAASALQGTTIDLRLSFMKANSTNYNPIKIMPSSVEKKAKIDLMRKGYEVAKNYDSSISQVTVNYLDGEQNVLIANSDGLFAEDKRVRTRYSVSSVASKDGEMQEGFYGPGASMGFEFFDKINVEEVATEASRIAKTMVHAEYCPSGVMPVIMDNEFGGVLFHEACGHALEATSVAKGGSALCNKLGETIASTLVTAIDDGTMPNEWGTTNIDDEGTPTQKNVLIENGVLKSYMIDKLNGRRMGMDSTGSARRQSYKFAPTSRMNNTYIAAGNSNLEEIIANTEKGLYAKKLGGGSVNTSTCDFNFAVMEGYLIENGKILKPVRGATLIGNGVKVLQYIDMVGDDLSLGQGMCGSLSGSIPAGLGQPPIRVKSLTVGGRKGDE from the coding sequence TTGCTAGATAAAAAAGTAATAGAAAATGTACTTTGTGCTGCCTTATCAAAAGGTGGTGACTTTGCAGAGGTTTTTGTGGAGGATAAATACAACTCCAACATAAAACTAGTGGGAGGACAAATAGAAAATATCGTTTCAGGTAGGGACTACGGTGTAGGAATTAGGATATTCGATAAATACAATTGTATTTATGCTTTTACCAATGATTCCACAGAGGACAATCTAGTAAAAGTTGCAAAGGAAGCAGCATCGGCGTTACAAGGAACAACTATTGATTTAAGATTAAGCTTTATGAAGGCTAATTCAACTAATTATAATCCAATTAAAATAATGCCTTCTAGTGTGGAGAAAAAAGCAAAGATAGATTTAATGAGAAAAGGCTATGAAGTAGCTAAAAATTATGATTCTAGTATATCTCAAGTAACAGTAAACTATCTTGATGGAGAACAAAATGTACTTATAGCTAATTCAGATGGATTATTTGCAGAAGATAAAAGAGTTAGAACTAGATATTCTGTTTCATCAGTTGCATCTAAGGATGGAGAAATGCAAGAAGGTTTTTATGGACCAGGTGCATCCATGGGGTTTGAATTCTTTGACAAGATCAATGTAGAAGAAGTAGCTACAGAAGCTTCTAGAATTGCTAAGACTATGGTTCATGCTGAATACTGTCCATCGGGGGTTATGCCTGTTATCATGGATAATGAATTCGGAGGAGTATTATTCCATGAAGCTTGTGGACACGCTTTAGAAGCAACATCAGTGGCTAAGGGAGGGTCTGCTCTATGTAATAAATTAGGAGAGACCATAGCATCCACTTTAGTTACAGCTATAGATGATGGAACTATGCCAAATGAATGGGGTACTACAAATATAGATGATGAAGGTACTCCAACACAAAAAAATGTACTGATAGAAAATGGAGTTTTAAAATCATATATGATAGATAAATTAAATGGTAGAAGAATGGGAATGGACTCTACAGGCTCAGCTAGAAGACAATCCTATAAATTTGCTCCTACTTCTAGAATGAATAATACCTATATTGCTGCTGGAAATTCAAATCTAGAAGAAATAATTGCAAATACTGAAAAAGGTCTATATGCTAAAAAATTAGGTGGTGGGTCTGTAAATACTTCAACCTGTGATTTTAACTTTGCAGTTATGGAAGGCTATTTAATAGAGAATGGAAAGATACTAAAACCAGTTAGAGGCGCTACACTTATTGGGAACGGAGTAAAGGTATTACAATATATTGATATGGTTGGAGATGATTTGTCACTGGGTCAAGGTATGTGTGGATCATTAAGTGGGTCTATTCCTGCAGGATTAGGTCAACCTCCTATAAGAGTAAAATCATTAACCGTTGGTGGAAGAAAGGGGGATGAATAA